A window of Selenomonas ruminantium subsp. lactilytica TAM6421 contains these coding sequences:
- a CDS encoding RHS repeat-associated core domain-containing protein, translating into MGNSYTAEFDLMGNLRRECSPKENASEEQSRYWRYAYDGMDNPIHTESPLGVVYAKEYDGESRLTKEIHPEAENGEGISYDYDTDGRKIRTHYPDGGVERSFYDAEGNLIKKVTPNHYDPSTDDGAGTTYTYDAGNRRTSVTNEAGDLLEVSRYDAKGRCVYHQDAGQLEASREGMVYATTYRYDLAGNKLEERKAVSEKDGAIQYSLRRWTYDIHNNITEEKTWLTLQSETSASGLTCTICNTYDKQNRLIRVTDNLGAEVKYTYNSIGRRTSEERKVNAEETQLIKYLYDETGRLTDRAEKLNQKRKGTWWAHTRYAYDANSNITEIQFPNGSRIQRDYDAMDRLTSETVTDHISGQKNTTNFAYDKAGNIIRITDECGRNEQFTYNLMDQRTQEITSEGRKQKLVYDKEGNITERQLPYAMSYRYQYDNAGRLTAVIDPAGNELETVSYDRAGRRIKLETAGGSGAVYAYTAAGWQTRIETKGGASQSYNYDAQGNVTGICDGNGNETSYVLDSWGRITEIHKADGSKENYAYDFAGNITEAVDGNGNIRKYAYDDNNQLKSITYPDGSEEKYLYGIDGNLSKFQDRNGIVNEYQWNVYGSMTERKAGDLRNVYEYAPNGQLTAAISSGMDYRYSYDKDGLLTAKKASGRTLLAYTYDELGRKTSQTDITGRKVNYKFDQSNNLVDICNEVDQSIVRFDRDADGAIEKIPHANGMWQDIAYDADKNITSLTVATPDKLLAQNTYRYDGNGQRIEKNELTGKTLYTYDSLNRLAQAEYPTYTERFTYDHAGNRLTRTAKDIEEQYVYDVNNRLMQRSINGQAENYQYDQSGNLLQDANNTYEYDDFRRTSKVTTNTGNTQINRYDAEGLRYEMEENGKLVQFIFNENKEVITEQEGANITRLIRNSDLWAMESEPEKTWYHYASDEQGSTIFITDKTGNVKNCYTYDAFGNTIESEEQIPNRYKYTGQQLDPITQQYYLRARFYNPAIARFTQEDEYHGDGLNLYAYCANNPVDYYDPSGYYKNPAGEMIGGISKREFDEYLGDVEKCTGRKIGAEQRDKLYEFLRTHDVSCPVDDATYEAIKDDFDKRATKKRLRSEWSEKNNEEWPTYEKNNIGNNKIKAKGKHNYDLHHIIPKKYGGPNEWWNMIPAASPEQHQGGIHRAGSIYRKLFPEG; encoded by the coding sequence TTGGGGAACTCTTATACGGCAGAATTTGATCTGATGGGCAATCTGCGCCGGGAATGCAGCCCTAAGGAAAATGCCAGCGAGGAGCAGTCTCGTTACTGGCGTTATGCCTATGACGGCATGGATAATCCCATCCACACGGAAAGCCCACTGGGCGTAGTTTATGCCAAGGAATACGATGGCGAAAGCCGCCTGACCAAAGAAATTCATCCGGAGGCAGAAAACGGCGAAGGTATTTCTTATGATTACGATACTGATGGCCGCAAAATCCGTACCCATTACCCGGACGGCGGCGTGGAGCGCTCTTTCTATGATGCAGAGGGGAATCTCATCAAGAAGGTAACGCCGAACCATTATGATCCGTCAACCGATGATGGCGCAGGAACGACCTACACTTATGACGCAGGCAATCGCCGTACTTCCGTGACAAATGAAGCTGGCGACCTGCTGGAGGTCTCCCGCTATGATGCCAAAGGCCGCTGTGTTTATCATCAGGATGCAGGCCAGCTCGAAGCCAGCAGGGAAGGAATGGTCTATGCCACCACCTATCGCTATGACTTAGCAGGCAACAAGCTGGAGGAGCGCAAAGCCGTCTCAGAAAAAGACGGTGCCATCCAGTACAGCCTGCGGCGCTGGACATATGATATTCACAACAACATCACCGAAGAAAAAACATGGCTTACCCTGCAAAGCGAAACCAGTGCCAGCGGTCTGACATGCACAATCTGTAACACCTATGATAAGCAGAATAGGCTTATCCGGGTTACAGACAATTTAGGCGCAGAGGTCAAATACACCTACAACAGCATAGGCAGACGAACCAGTGAGGAACGCAAGGTCAACGCAGAAGAAACCCAGCTGATAAAATACCTCTATGATGAAACAGGCCGCCTGACCGACAGAGCCGAAAAACTCAACCAAAAGCGCAAAGGCACATGGTGGGCACATACCCGCTATGCCTATGATGCCAACAGCAATATTACCGAGATTCAGTTCCCGAATGGCAGTAGGATACAGCGTGACTATGATGCCATGGACAGGTTGACCTCTGAAACAGTAACTGACCATATTTCGGGGCAGAAAAATACAACCAACTTTGCCTACGACAAAGCCGGGAATATCATCCGCATTACGGACGAATGTGGCCGCAATGAACAGTTCACCTACAACCTGATGGACCAGCGGACGCAGGAAATCACCAGCGAAGGCCGCAAACAGAAGCTGGTCTATGACAAGGAAGGAAACATCACGGAGCGCCAGCTTCCCTATGCAATGTCCTATCGTTACCAGTATGATAATGCAGGCCGCCTGACCGCCGTTATTGATCCAGCAGGCAATGAACTGGAAACTGTCTCCTATGATAGGGCAGGCCGCAGAATCAAATTGGAAACTGCCGGTGGCAGTGGCGCAGTTTATGCATATACTGCCGCAGGCTGGCAAACAAGAATCGAAACCAAAGGAGGTGCAAGCCAATCCTATAACTATGATGCTCAGGGCAATGTCACCGGTATATGTGACGGCAATGGCAACGAAACCAGTTATGTACTGGACAGTTGGGGCCGCATCACTGAAATCCACAAAGCTGACGGCAGCAAGGAAAACTATGCTTATGATTTTGCCGGAAATATCACCGAAGCTGTGGATGGCAACGGGAATATCCGAAAGTATGCCTATGATGACAACAACCAGCTGAAATCTATAACCTACCCGGATGGCAGTGAGGAAAAATACCTTTACGGCATTGACGGAAATCTAAGCAAATTCCAAGACCGCAATGGTATAGTTAATGAGTACCAGTGGAATGTCTATGGCAGTATGACAGAGCGGAAGGCCGGAGATTTGCGGAATGTCTATGAATATGCGCCTAATGGTCAGCTCACCGCCGCCATATCTAGCGGTATGGATTACCGCTACAGCTACGACAAAGACGGTTTGTTGACCGCCAAGAAAGCCAGCGGCAGAACACTATTGGCTTATACTTATGACGAGCTAGGCCGAAAGACCAGCCAAACGGATATTACAGGGCGAAAAGTCAACTACAAATTTGACCAGTCAAACAATCTGGTTGACATATGCAACGAAGTTGACCAGTCAATTGTCAGATTTGACCGTGATGCAGACGGAGCAATAGAAAAAATTCCCCATGCCAACGGTATGTGGCAGGATATTGCCTATGATGCAGATAAGAATATCACGAGCCTGACGGTAGCAACGCCGGATAAACTGCTGGCGCAGAATACCTACCGCTATGATGGCAACGGTCAGCGGATTGAGAAAAATGAGCTGACAGGCAAAACGCTGTACACCTATGACAGCCTGAACCGCCTAGCACAGGCCGAATATCCGACTTATACGGAACGATTCACCTATGACCATGCAGGAAATCGCTTGACCAGAACGGCAAAAGACATTGAGGAACAATATGTTTATGATGTGAACAATCGCTTGATGCAAAGAAGCATCAACGGTCAGGCAGAAAACTACCAATATGACCAGTCAGGCAATCTGCTCCAAGATGCCAATAATACCTACGAATATGACGATTTCCGTCGTACCTCAAAGGTAACAACCAATACTGGAAATACGCAGATAAACCGCTACGATGCCGAAGGCCTGCGTTACGAAATGGAAGAAAACGGCAAATTGGTGCAGTTCATCTTCAACGAGAACAAGGAAGTGATTACGGAACAAGAAGGGGCGAATATCACCCGCCTGATTCGTAACAGCGACCTTTGGGCCATGGAATCCGAACCGGAAAAGACATGGTATCACTATGCCAGTGATGAACAGGGAAGTACTATCTTCATTACGGACAAGACTGGTAATGTCAAAAACTGCTATACTTATGATGCCTTTGGTAATACCATAGAATCTGAGGAACAGATTCCCAACCGCTACAAATACACAGGCCAACAGTTAGACCCCATTACCCAACAATACTACCTGCGGGCAAGATTCTACAATCCGGCAATAGCTAGATTTACGCAGGAAGACGAGTATCACGGTGATGGACTGAATCTCTATGCCTATTGCGCTAATAATCCTGTGGATTATTATGATCCGAGTGGGTATTATAAAAATCCTGCTGGAGAAATGATAGGCGGGATATCAAAGCGAGAGTTTGATGAATATTTAGGTGATGTTGAAAAGTGTACTGGAAGGAAAATCGGTGCAGAACAAAGAGACAAATTGTATGAATTTTTAAGAACACATGATGTATCGTGTCCGGTGGATGATGCTACATATGAAGCTATCAAGGATGATTTTGATAAACGAGCAACCAAAAAACGTCTTCGAAGCGAATGGTCGGAAAAAAATAATGAAGAATGGCCTACTTATGAAAAAAATAATATCGGTAACAATAAAATAAAAGCAAAGGGAAAACATAATTATGATTTACATCATATAATTCCTAAAAAATATGGTGGCCCTAATGAGTGGTGGAATATGATTCCGGCGGCATCTCCAGAACAACATCAAGGAGGAATACATAGAGCTGGGAGCATTTATAGAAAATTATTTCCCGAAGGATGA
- a CDS encoding SMI1/KNR4 family protein yields MVDFSWLKKYSGIKEDSGEYKHDFVPLNCKDIFVQEERLGYPFPTELREFYLQVGYGIMCAQDEDYLNMIMAPNEVADFMLGEGMYGNSGYRNEIDLKTKMVFLYVGDETYLCLDVGEKDSEGRCPVVYVKPTKCVVLARSLEEFAKKMDESMSYYVDIW; encoded by the coding sequence ATGGTGGATTTTTCATGGTTAAAAAAGTATTCAGGTATAAAAGAAGATAGTGGTGAATACAAACATGATTTTGTTCCGCTGAACTGTAAAGATATTTTTGTGCAGGAAGAGCGATTGGGGTATCCGTTCCCAACGGAGTTGAGAGAGTTTTATTTGCAGGTTGGATATGGTATTATGTGTGCACAAGATGAGGACTATTTAAATATGATTATGGCACCAAATGAAGTTGCTGATTTTATGCTTGGAGAAGGGATGTATGGAAATAGCGGTTACAGAAATGAAATTGATTTAAAGACAAAAATGGTATTTTTATATGTTGGGGATGAAACATATTTATGTTTAGATGTTGGAGAGAAAGATTCTGAAGGAAGATGTCCTGTAGTGTATGTTAAGCCAACAAAATGTGTTGTTTTAGCAAGATCTCTAGAAGAGTTTGCTAAGAAAATGGATGAATCTATGAGTTATTATGTAGATATTTGGTAA
- a CDS encoding contractile injection system protein, VgrG/Pvc8 family, with the protein MKITHQCLRVKGIDFLRLQNMTIHHRPNHFAFMQLIGEADAAVMEPFMTKSEETLITVCVIDLRGEETVIFRGYILKFHLREKKHYSQVKILLADASYRLDLQQERKSFQNLQKNYGSIVSEACQQNGLGDKVQVIMKVPDKPIGEFILQLDETDWAFARRMASHFGVPVFTDCLAEHPVLFIGLPQKEGKESVLDRAEYSICYRDGKRQFWQENALADKRQSMAEDFVCRFVESDEYLPLGAKVSFGGKSYYIAAVTGKLRDGMLHMRYRLAGRESFMVSLMKNSSCAGLVLIGQVKEVQQDKVKVHFVHVDAKYDEGTTKWFPYSTSYSSSDGSGWYVMPSEGDYVRVFFPTQEEKDAFCVSTVNAAPPANTRNKTLRAPGGKELLLTDDSVHLITKHQDTFIDMSGTGIHVSTSNAIKVRADKKVILRGKEIEFLAEKKIKLMAGGTTAIMTHGEIQLAAKDILVGGI; encoded by the coding sequence ATGAAGATTACGCATCAATGCTTGCGGGTAAAGGGAATAGATTTTCTGCGGCTGCAGAATATGACCATTCATCATCGTCCAAATCATTTTGCCTTTATGCAGTTGATTGGTGAGGCCGATGCTGCGGTGATGGAACCCTTTATGACGAAGTCGGAGGAAACGCTGATAACAGTCTGTGTTATCGATCTGCGAGGGGAAGAAACGGTGATTTTTCGGGGGTATATCCTGAAGTTTCACTTGCGGGAAAAGAAACACTATAGTCAGGTGAAAATATTGTTGGCAGATGCCTCTTATCGTCTGGATTTACAGCAGGAACGGAAATCGTTTCAAAATCTGCAGAAAAACTATGGGTCGATTGTATCAGAAGCTTGTCAGCAGAACGGCTTGGGAGACAAAGTCCAGGTTATCATGAAAGTGCCAGATAAGCCCATCGGTGAGTTCATTCTGCAATTGGATGAAACGGATTGGGCTTTTGCCAGAAGGATGGCTTCCCATTTTGGGGTTCCTGTTTTTACGGATTGTCTGGCGGAGCATCCTGTCTTGTTTATCGGTCTGCCGCAGAAGGAAGGAAAGGAGAGTGTATTGGATAGGGCTGAATACAGCATCTGTTATCGGGATGGAAAACGTCAATTTTGGCAGGAAAATGCGCTAGCGGACAAGAGACAAAGTATGGCGGAAGATTTCGTCTGTCGATTTGTGGAGTCTGATGAATATCTGCCGTTAGGGGCGAAGGTTTCTTTTGGAGGGAAATCTTATTATATTGCGGCGGTAACGGGGAAATTGCGGGATGGTATGCTGCATATGCGTTATCGATTGGCGGGCAGGGAAAGCTTCATGGTTTCGTTGATGAAGAATTCATCCTGTGCAGGTCTGGTGCTGATTGGGCAGGTGAAAGAGGTTCAGCAGGACAAGGTAAAGGTACATTTCGTGCATGTGGATGCAAAGTATGATGAAGGAACGACAAAATGGTTTCCCTATTCGACCTCATATTCATCGAGTGATGGCAGTGGCTGGTATGTCATGCCCAGTGAAGGAGACTATGTGCGTGTTTTTTTTCCCACGCAGGAAGAAAAGGATGCTTTCTGTGTGAGTACGGTCAATGCAGCTCCACCGGCGAATACACGCAATAAAACCCTGCGCGCTCCTGGCGGCAAGGAATTGTTGCTTACGGATGATAGTGTTCATTTGATCACAAAACATCAGGATACGTTCATCGATATGTCAGGGACGGGAATCCATGTGTCTACATCGAATGCCATTAAAGTAAGAGCCGATAAGAAAGTCATCCTACGAGGGAAAGAAATAGAATTTCTCGCTGAGAAGAAAATAAAACTGATGGCTGGTGGTACGACTGCAATAATGACGCATGGGGAAATACAGCTGGCTGCGAAAGATATCTTGGTTGGGGGGATATGA
- a CDS encoding PAAR-like protein codes for MSGNKNYMSMDAWYTYCDHGSDKQKVYLEESHGVINQKDKKPVLNANDYKYPDNIKGYGKCKAKGKHLVLSRRWRRKKPGDVIGVCRPELHEPWKDCDPHYTIEGAPVVLDTSCLHCARGGVIRFMKPDAENNMKDADQDEYSSFAGFNKTLQGVNEAIVNCIPDNMKTGDNNHLLKLGTDEFGAYIDLSFNALDVDNRETELKKDPTDGWKLEHGNATQVKVNVELGGYCKDLSASVGTELEVGKIKSGSKEPEPADLKVYGKASVKDKGELEASKHLLEDKVEATFEAGKAKLSAEKSKGKYGASISVRDKQD; via the coding sequence ATGTCAGGGAATAAAAATTACATGTCAATGGATGCGTGGTATACCTATTGCGATCATGGCTCAGATAAGCAGAAGGTTTATCTGGAAGAGTCACATGGTGTGATAAATCAAAAGGACAAAAAACCTGTATTAAATGCCAATGACTATAAGTATCCGGATAATATCAAAGGCTATGGCAAATGCAAGGCAAAAGGCAAACATTTGGTGTTGAGCAGGCGCTGGCGCCGAAAAAAACCGGGAGACGTTATCGGTGTGTGCAGACCGGAACTGCATGAACCATGGAAGGACTGTGATCCACACTATACAATCGAAGGAGCACCCGTGGTTCTGGATACAAGTTGCTTGCACTGTGCCCGTGGGGGCGTGATTCGCTTTATGAAACCTGATGCAGAAAATAATATGAAAGATGCGGATCAAGACGAATACAGCAGCTTTGCTGGCTTTAACAAGACTTTGCAGGGCGTTAACGAGGCAATAGTCAACTGCATACCGGATAATATGAAAACTGGAGATAATAATCATCTGTTGAAATTGGGGACAGATGAATTTGGAGCTTATATAGATTTATCATTTAATGCTTTGGACGTTGATAACAGAGAGACAGAATTAAAAAAAGATCCAACAGATGGCTGGAAATTGGAGCATGGAAATGCAACGCAAGTAAAAGTGAACGTAGAGTTAGGGGGATATTGTAAAGATCTAAGTGCTTCTGTTGGCACGGAGTTGGAGGTCGGTAAAATAAAATCTGGCAGTAAAGAGCCGGAGCCGGCTGATTTAAAGGTATACGGGAAGGCATCGGTAAAGGATAAAGGGGAACTAGAGGCATCGAAACATCTTCTGGAAGATAAAGTTGAAGCAACTTTTGAAGCGGGAAAAGCAAAGCTTTCGGCCGAAAAAAGCAAAGGTAAATATGGAGCAAGTATTAGCGTTCGTGATAAACAGGATTAG